One part of the Osmerus mordax isolate fOsmMor3 chromosome 18, fOsmMor3.pri, whole genome shotgun sequence genome encodes these proteins:
- the setdb1a gene encoding histone-lysine N-methyltransferase SETDB1-A isoform X1 yields MEGAHRDEDDMDMTVEQLRCWIQKEVEGNKLLNLKKTQLDQMKMLIERREEQTTSTKVLLNRTHELMAGCETSMKELYCEIGMVYKETDSEEEEEIQPMVIEIDDEDDAVDLDEDGDVMCVDNGEEAPQIVNGREGDKKCEGESSLSLVSERDSDPQEPPCLPSETPGTENWTDQPSPASTAASSPPRGISPVSRTDSSPDLLSRRPSSADETQDQIPPRKQCFQQVAARFPVLKNGKEVVVLSKLPVPRLLDSVTRTRAQREEEKQAEEKQAEEKQAEELQEDELPEAELPEAELPEAELPEAELPEAELQEAELQEAEQQEEEIQEEEMEEEEEKQEAAEESDGSDASWKPPKGSYQSSSAGTESSKESDADSIPGTKRLGRGAAAAPRSRAGPGLATHKGQTKTKRKGKKGDEPSELSRNPSSTGTPSRTGTSGSPASAQPPQGNTGKSSVVPPSSNRATQIPPQLSQEAIKVGMMVLARRSTENWQQSKILEIKSADNDNRDKYKVDLKEMGSWLPGHHIAFDHTPSLGSLYVGVRLLAKGQEDNQSGFSSGTLAELPIVKNRMRFLVFLDNGTPCYVGLPRLRLVCRPLESISDEDIEDKTYKDFLVEYLKVYPYTPMAQYRLGQHINTEHNGIQKRCQVEAIDSSLIHILFQDDQHKEWLYRGSTRLQHLAQMKKQASKETSETSALPQQSTTSAVSKPRKYQKILSSSASGQASSSAVAPSKPAKRSPLTSTVIPPRASSAPYTVHRCCPACLGPRGEHRGCNPLFFPLLCGFSRKKARFPVRGYKKKSFHIFYRSPCGVSLASMSVLEDYLHQTRCDYLSINMFCLDPTVSVTTTFQPKEAKIFIPDLSQGHEVQPLSCINELHNHRPRGIFSYIKKQVGDGAVSINNSLDFLVGCDCTDGCRDRTSCSCHQLTVEATALEAGGIVDVNAGYSHMKLEKRLPTGVYECNSLCRCDPRFCSNRVVQHGLQARLQVFMTQRKGWGVRCLDDVAMGSFICCYAGKVLTSEEFKNNMVDLFCTKLSLIEGVETHSKDGYESEAPCSENETDGSDSEQVRGGEDRAGSDRDTNSKSDVEYRSGVSSLKRSYVTRRNNKLLQEGPEKEAESEDKSPVRPTDKNDKEEGSSTTRRFFEDEKTSYVVSSKAAGNVARFFNHSCSPNLFGQNVFVDNHDLRFPWIAFFAKTRIKAGSELTWDYRSQIGALNERVVKCLCSSPKCRGKI; encoded by the exons GTTGATGGCGGGGTGTGAGACCTCGATGAAGGAGTTGTACTGTGAGATAGGCATGGTCTACAAGGAGACCgactctgaggaagaggaggaaatccAACCCATGGTCATAGAGatagatgatgaagatgatgctgTCGACCtggatgaggatggtgatgtcATGTGTGTGGACAATggtgaggaag CTCCCCAAATTGTCAACGGCCGTGAAGGTGATAAAAAG TGTGAAGGGGAATCATCACTGTCCCTCGTCAGTGAACGGGACAGTGACCCTCAGGAACCACCCTGCCTGCCGTCAGAGACCCCCGGCACAGAGAACTGGACCGACCAGCCGTCCCCCGCCAGCACCGCAGCCTCAAGCCCCCCCCGTGGTATCAGCCCTGTCAGCAGAACAGACAGTTCTCCTGACTTGCTGAGCCGAAGGCCGAGCAGCGCTGACGAGACCCAGGATCAAATCCCGCCCCGGAAGCAATGCTTCCAACAAGTCGCCGCTCGGTTTCCGGTGTTGAAGAACGGTAAAGAGGTGGTGGTGCTGAGCAAACTTCCAGTGCCCAGGCTGCTTGACTCTGTCACCCGGACCAGGgctcagagggaggaggagaaacaggcgGAGGAGAAACAGGCGGAGGAGAAACAGGCGGAGGAGCTACAGGAGGATGAGCTACCGGAGGCGGAGCTACCGGAGGCGGAGCTACCGGAGGCGGAGCTACCGGAGGCGGAGCTACCGGAGGCGGAGCTACAGGAGGCGGAGCTACAGGAGGCGGagcaacaggaggaggagatacaggaggaggaaatggaggaggaggaggagaaacaggaggcGGCGGAAGAGAGCGATGGGTCAGATGCATCGTGGAAGCCACCTAAAGGCAGTTACCAAAGCTCTAGCGCCGGGACGGAGTCCTCGAAGGAGAGCGATGCAGATTCAATTCCTGGCACCAAGAGGCTTGGCCGAGGGGCTGCTGCTGCGCCGAGGAGCCGAGCGGGTCCTGGTCTCGCCACGCACAAAGGACAAACCAAAACgaaaagaaagggaaagaagGGGGACGAACCGAGTGAGCTGAGCAGAAATCCCAGCAGCACCGGCACTCCGTCCAGGACCGGCACGAGCGGCTCTCCTGCCTCAGCACAACCGCCGCAGGGAAACACGG GTAAATCGTCGGTGGTGCCGCCCTCCTCCAACCGGGCCACCCAGATCCCCCCACAGCTCTCCCAGGAGGCCATCAAGGTGGGCATGATGGTTCTGGCCCGGAGAAGTACAGAGAACTGGCAACAGAGCAAGATCCTAGAGATCAAATCAGCTG ACAATGACAACAGAGATAAGTATAAGGTGGATTTGAAAGAGATGGGAAGCTGGCTGCCCGGACACCACATAGCGTTTGACCACACTCCCTCGCTGGGCAGCCTGTACGTCGGGGTGCGCTTGCTGGCCAAGGGCCAGGAGGACAACCAGTCCGGGTTCTCCTCCGGTACTCTTGCAGAACTACCCATCGTTAAGAACCGTATGAG GTTCCTGGTGTTCCTCGACAATGGAACGCCGTGTTACGTCGGCCTGCCTCGGCTTCGCTTGGTTTGCAGACCGT TGGAGAGCATTAGCGATGAAGACATCGAGGATAAGACCTACAAAGACTTCCTGGTGGAGTACCTGAAGGTGTACCCCTATACCCCCATGGCTCAATACCGCCTGGGCCAGCACATCAACACCGAGCACAACGGCATCCAGAAGAGGTGCCAAGTAGAGGCCATCGACAGCAGCCTCATACACATCCTCTTCCAA GATGACCAGCACAAGGAGTGGCTGTATAGAGGCTCTACGCGTCTGCAACACTTGGCCCAAATGAAGAAACAAGCGTCAAAGGAGACTTCAGAGACATCTG CGTTACCTCAGCAATCGACTACCTCAGCCGTCTCCAAGCCCCGGAAGTATCAGAAGATCTTGTCGTCCAGTGCTTCCGGCCAGGCCTCGTCCAGCGCAGTGGCCCCGTCCAAACCTGCAAAACGCTCTCCTCTCAC CAGCACCGTCATTCCGCCTCGTGCCTCGTCGGCCCCCTACACCGTCCATCGCTGCTGCCCCGCCTGCCTCGGCCCCAGGGGAGAGCACCGCGGATGCAACCCCCtgttcttccctctgctctgtgGCTTCAGCCGCAAGAAGGCCCGCTTTCCTGTACGGGGTTACAAGAAG aagtCCTTCCACATCTTCTACCGTTCCCCGTGCGGCGTGTCCCTGGCCAGCATGTCCGTGCTGGAGGACTACCTACACCAGACCCGCTGCGACTACCTCTCCATCAACATGTTCTGCCTGGACCCCACTGTGTCCGTCACCACCACTTTCCAGCCCAAGGAGGCCAAGATCTTCATCCCGGACCTGAGCCAGGGCCACGAGGTGCAGCCTCTTTCCTGCATTAACGAGCTGCACAATCACCGTCCACGTGGCATCTTCTCCTACATCAAGAAGCAGGTGGGGGACGGCGCGGTCAGCATCAACAACAGCCTGGACTTCCTGGTGGGCTGCGACTGCACGGATGGCTGCAGGGACAG GACCAGCTGCTCCTGTCACCAGCTGACGGTCGAGGCCACGGCGCTGGAGGCTGGTGGGATTGTGGACGTCAACGCTGGCTACTCCCACATGAAACTGGAGAAGCGCCTGCCGACAGG ggTGTATGAATGTAACTCTCTGTGTCGCTGTGACCCACGCTTCTGCTCCAACCGGGTGGTGCAGCACGGGCTGCAGGCTCGCCTGCAGGTGTTCATGACTCAGAGGAAAGGCTGGGGCGTGCGTTGTCTCGACGACGTGGCCATGGGCTCATTCATCTGCTGCTACGCCG GCAAGGTGTTGACTAGCGAGGAGTTCAAGAACAACATGGTGGACCTCTTCTGTACCAAACTGAGCCTCATAGAGGGAGTGGAGACCCACAGTAAGGACGGCTACGAAAGCGAGGCCCCCTGCTCTGAGAACGAAACAG aCGGAAGTGACTCCGAgcaggtgaggggaggtgaggatcgAGCCGGCTCTGACCGCGACACCAACAGCAAGTCTGACGTGGAATACCGGTCTGGCGTCTCCTCTCTGAAGAGGAGCTATGTCACGCGCAGAAACAACAAACTCTTACAGGAAG GCCCGGAGAAGGAGGCCGAGTCAGAGGACAAATCTCCTGTCCGGCCAACTGACAAAAACGACAAAGAAGAAGGTTCTTCGACCACCAGAAGGTTCTTCGAAGATGAGAAGACCTCCTACGTCGTTAGTTCTAAAGCGGCGGGGAATGTGGCTCGCTTCTTCAAC CACAGCTGCTCCCCTAACCTGTTTGGTCAGAATGTATTTGTGGACAACCATGACCTCCGATTCCCCTGGATAGCCTTCTTTGCCAAAAC GCGCATCAAGGCTGGCTCAGAATTGACTTGGGACTACAGGTCACAGATTGGTGCACTGAATGAAAGAGTTGTGAAATGTCTCTGTAGCTCCCCAAAATGCAGGGGCAAAATATGA
- the setdb1a gene encoding histone-lysine N-methyltransferase SETDB1-A isoform X2, translated as MEGAHRDEDDMDMTVEQLRCWIQKEVEGNKLLNLKKTQLDQMKMLIERREEQTTSTKVLLNRTHELMAGCETSMKELYCEIGMVYKETDSEEEEEIQPMVIEIDDEDDAVDLDEDGDVMCVDNGEEAPQIVNGREGDKKCEGESSLSLVSERDSDPQEPPCLPSETPGTENWTDQPSPASTAASSPPRGISPVSRTDSSPDLLSRRPSSADETQDQIPPRKQCFQQVAARFPVLKNGKEVVVLSKLPVPRLLDSVTRTRAQREEEKQAEEKQAEEKQAEELQEDELPEAELPEAELPEAELPEAELPEAELQEAELQEAEQQEEEIQEEEMEEEEEKQEAAEESDGSDASWKPPKGSYQSSSAGTESSKESDADSIPGTKRLGRGAAAAPRSRAGPGLATHKGQTKTKRKGKKGDEPSELSRNPSSTGTPSRTGTSGSPASAQPPQGNTGKSSVVPPSSNRATQIPPQLSQEAIKVGMMVLARRSTENWQQSKILEIKSADNDNRDKYKVDLKEMGSWLPGHHIAFDHTPSLGSLYVGVRLLAKGQEDNQSGFSSGTLAELPIVKNRMRFLVFLDNGTPCYVGLPRLRLVCRPLESISDEDIEDKTYKDFLVEYLKVYPYTPMAQYRLGQHINTEHNGIQKRCQVEAIDSSLIHILFQDDQHKEWLYRGSTRLQHLAQMKKQASKETSETSALPQQSTTSAVSKPRKYQKILSSSASGQASSSAVAPSKPAKRSPLTTVIPPRASSAPYTVHRCCPACLGPRGEHRGCNPLFFPLLCGFSRKKARFPVRGYKKKSFHIFYRSPCGVSLASMSVLEDYLHQTRCDYLSINMFCLDPTVSVTTTFQPKEAKIFIPDLSQGHEVQPLSCINELHNHRPRGIFSYIKKQVGDGAVSINNSLDFLVGCDCTDGCRDRTSCSCHQLTVEATALEAGGIVDVNAGYSHMKLEKRLPTGVYECNSLCRCDPRFCSNRVVQHGLQARLQVFMTQRKGWGVRCLDDVAMGSFICCYAGKVLTSEEFKNNMVDLFCTKLSLIEGVETHSKDGYESEAPCSENETDGSDSEQVRGGEDRAGSDRDTNSKSDVEYRSGVSSLKRSYVTRRNNKLLQEGPEKEAESEDKSPVRPTDKNDKEEGSSTTRRFFEDEKTSYVVSSKAAGNVARFFNHSCSPNLFGQNVFVDNHDLRFPWIAFFAKTRIKAGSELTWDYRSQIGALNERVVKCLCSSPKCRGKI; from the exons GTTGATGGCGGGGTGTGAGACCTCGATGAAGGAGTTGTACTGTGAGATAGGCATGGTCTACAAGGAGACCgactctgaggaagaggaggaaatccAACCCATGGTCATAGAGatagatgatgaagatgatgctgTCGACCtggatgaggatggtgatgtcATGTGTGTGGACAATggtgaggaag CTCCCCAAATTGTCAACGGCCGTGAAGGTGATAAAAAG TGTGAAGGGGAATCATCACTGTCCCTCGTCAGTGAACGGGACAGTGACCCTCAGGAACCACCCTGCCTGCCGTCAGAGACCCCCGGCACAGAGAACTGGACCGACCAGCCGTCCCCCGCCAGCACCGCAGCCTCAAGCCCCCCCCGTGGTATCAGCCCTGTCAGCAGAACAGACAGTTCTCCTGACTTGCTGAGCCGAAGGCCGAGCAGCGCTGACGAGACCCAGGATCAAATCCCGCCCCGGAAGCAATGCTTCCAACAAGTCGCCGCTCGGTTTCCGGTGTTGAAGAACGGTAAAGAGGTGGTGGTGCTGAGCAAACTTCCAGTGCCCAGGCTGCTTGACTCTGTCACCCGGACCAGGgctcagagggaggaggagaaacaggcgGAGGAGAAACAGGCGGAGGAGAAACAGGCGGAGGAGCTACAGGAGGATGAGCTACCGGAGGCGGAGCTACCGGAGGCGGAGCTACCGGAGGCGGAGCTACCGGAGGCGGAGCTACCGGAGGCGGAGCTACAGGAGGCGGAGCTACAGGAGGCGGagcaacaggaggaggagatacaggaggaggaaatggaggaggaggaggagaaacaggaggcGGCGGAAGAGAGCGATGGGTCAGATGCATCGTGGAAGCCACCTAAAGGCAGTTACCAAAGCTCTAGCGCCGGGACGGAGTCCTCGAAGGAGAGCGATGCAGATTCAATTCCTGGCACCAAGAGGCTTGGCCGAGGGGCTGCTGCTGCGCCGAGGAGCCGAGCGGGTCCTGGTCTCGCCACGCACAAAGGACAAACCAAAACgaaaagaaagggaaagaagGGGGACGAACCGAGTGAGCTGAGCAGAAATCCCAGCAGCACCGGCACTCCGTCCAGGACCGGCACGAGCGGCTCTCCTGCCTCAGCACAACCGCCGCAGGGAAACACGG GTAAATCGTCGGTGGTGCCGCCCTCCTCCAACCGGGCCACCCAGATCCCCCCACAGCTCTCCCAGGAGGCCATCAAGGTGGGCATGATGGTTCTGGCCCGGAGAAGTACAGAGAACTGGCAACAGAGCAAGATCCTAGAGATCAAATCAGCTG ACAATGACAACAGAGATAAGTATAAGGTGGATTTGAAAGAGATGGGAAGCTGGCTGCCCGGACACCACATAGCGTTTGACCACACTCCCTCGCTGGGCAGCCTGTACGTCGGGGTGCGCTTGCTGGCCAAGGGCCAGGAGGACAACCAGTCCGGGTTCTCCTCCGGTACTCTTGCAGAACTACCCATCGTTAAGAACCGTATGAG GTTCCTGGTGTTCCTCGACAATGGAACGCCGTGTTACGTCGGCCTGCCTCGGCTTCGCTTGGTTTGCAGACCGT TGGAGAGCATTAGCGATGAAGACATCGAGGATAAGACCTACAAAGACTTCCTGGTGGAGTACCTGAAGGTGTACCCCTATACCCCCATGGCTCAATACCGCCTGGGCCAGCACATCAACACCGAGCACAACGGCATCCAGAAGAGGTGCCAAGTAGAGGCCATCGACAGCAGCCTCATACACATCCTCTTCCAA GATGACCAGCACAAGGAGTGGCTGTATAGAGGCTCTACGCGTCTGCAACACTTGGCCCAAATGAAGAAACAAGCGTCAAAGGAGACTTCAGAGACATCTG CGTTACCTCAGCAATCGACTACCTCAGCCGTCTCCAAGCCCCGGAAGTATCAGAAGATCTTGTCGTCCAGTGCTTCCGGCCAGGCCTCGTCCAGCGCAGTGGCCCCGTCCAAACCTGCAAAACGCTCTCCTCTCAC CACCGTCATTCCGCCTCGTGCCTCGTCGGCCCCCTACACCGTCCATCGCTGCTGCCCCGCCTGCCTCGGCCCCAGGGGAGAGCACCGCGGATGCAACCCCCtgttcttccctctgctctgtgGCTTCAGCCGCAAGAAGGCCCGCTTTCCTGTACGGGGTTACAAGAAG aagtCCTTCCACATCTTCTACCGTTCCCCGTGCGGCGTGTCCCTGGCCAGCATGTCCGTGCTGGAGGACTACCTACACCAGACCCGCTGCGACTACCTCTCCATCAACATGTTCTGCCTGGACCCCACTGTGTCCGTCACCACCACTTTCCAGCCCAAGGAGGCCAAGATCTTCATCCCGGACCTGAGCCAGGGCCACGAGGTGCAGCCTCTTTCCTGCATTAACGAGCTGCACAATCACCGTCCACGTGGCATCTTCTCCTACATCAAGAAGCAGGTGGGGGACGGCGCGGTCAGCATCAACAACAGCCTGGACTTCCTGGTGGGCTGCGACTGCACGGATGGCTGCAGGGACAG GACCAGCTGCTCCTGTCACCAGCTGACGGTCGAGGCCACGGCGCTGGAGGCTGGTGGGATTGTGGACGTCAACGCTGGCTACTCCCACATGAAACTGGAGAAGCGCCTGCCGACAGG ggTGTATGAATGTAACTCTCTGTGTCGCTGTGACCCACGCTTCTGCTCCAACCGGGTGGTGCAGCACGGGCTGCAGGCTCGCCTGCAGGTGTTCATGACTCAGAGGAAAGGCTGGGGCGTGCGTTGTCTCGACGACGTGGCCATGGGCTCATTCATCTGCTGCTACGCCG GCAAGGTGTTGACTAGCGAGGAGTTCAAGAACAACATGGTGGACCTCTTCTGTACCAAACTGAGCCTCATAGAGGGAGTGGAGACCCACAGTAAGGACGGCTACGAAAGCGAGGCCCCCTGCTCTGAGAACGAAACAG aCGGAAGTGACTCCGAgcaggtgaggggaggtgaggatcgAGCCGGCTCTGACCGCGACACCAACAGCAAGTCTGACGTGGAATACCGGTCTGGCGTCTCCTCTCTGAAGAGGAGCTATGTCACGCGCAGAAACAACAAACTCTTACAGGAAG GCCCGGAGAAGGAGGCCGAGTCAGAGGACAAATCTCCTGTCCGGCCAACTGACAAAAACGACAAAGAAGAAGGTTCTTCGACCACCAGAAGGTTCTTCGAAGATGAGAAGACCTCCTACGTCGTTAGTTCTAAAGCGGCGGGGAATGTGGCTCGCTTCTTCAAC CACAGCTGCTCCCCTAACCTGTTTGGTCAGAATGTATTTGTGGACAACCATGACCTCCGATTCCCCTGGATAGCCTTCTTTGCCAAAAC GCGCATCAAGGCTGGCTCAGAATTGACTTGGGACTACAGGTCACAGATTGGTGCACTGAATGAAAGAGTTGTGAAATGTCTCTGTAGCTCCCCAAAATGCAGGGGCAAAATATGA